In Vanessa cardui chromosome 28, ilVanCard2.1, whole genome shotgun sequence, one genomic interval encodes:
- the LOC124541729 gene encoding serine protease snake-like isoform X1 has product MRSRFIQQLDLEGRNQTMFVIFIGLFVAVYGLKTGDECTTPNGVRGICKGVRDCESAIKQITQMIVPPLCDRENLIVCCEEPQQLMMMAPKIERMRNHQMYKPDYKETCESLSVNITLPMRKSLQKCLEYQDRLVYPCQDSLTPNAGKVRAQNCNWKPEGLIIGGTDSYRGEFPHMAHLGYGKNSIRYKCAGVLVSDRFVLTAGHCTYSRMSGAVTKVRIGFLRQSEEINDMTEYSVKKIYKHPSYNPTRVYDDIALIETDRSMHLSQFAVPACLHDGSPINDTEVFATGWGTTQFKRDTNPDTLQKVTLEKFTNEECRAQSEIHSIRNMPDGYDAVKQICYGHRNMSRDSCQGDSGGPIQIKHPEIRCMYLINGIISSGKWCGIPGSPGFYTRVSNYIDWIESVVWP; this is encoded by the exons atgcggtcaagatttataca GCAGCTTGATTTGGAAGGAAGAAATCAAacaatgtttgttatatttattggaCTGTTCGTCGCTGTATATGGACTGAAAACAG GTGACGAATGTACAACCCCTAATGGGGTGCGTGGAATATGCAAAGGGGTCCGCGATTGCGAGTCCGCTATCAAGCAAATAACACAAATGATCGTACCGCCC CTCTGCGACAGGGAGAACCTTATAGTTTGCTGCGAAGAACCTCAACAGCTTATGATGATGGCTCcaaaaat AGAGAGGATGAGGAATCACCAAATGTACAAACCAGACTACAAGGAGACCTGCGAGTCGCTATCAGTGAACATAACTTTGCCGATGAGAAAATCGCTACaaa AGTGTCTGGAGTATCAAGATCGCTTGGTATACCCGTGTCAGGATAGCCTGACGCCGAATGCAGGGAAAGTCCGCGCTCAGAACTGCAATTGGAAACCAGAGGGTCTCATCATTGGAGGAACGGATTCCTATCGAGGGGAATTCCCGCACATG GCTCATCTTGGATATGGTAAAAATAGCATCCGGTACAAGTGCGCGGGTGTGTTAGTTAGTGATCGCTTCGTGCTGACAGCCGGACATTGCACGTACAGTAGAATGAG CGGCGCAGTGACCAAAGTAAGGATTGGTTTCCTGAGACAGTCAGAAGAGATTAATGACATGACAGAATACAGTGTTAAGAAGATTTACAAGCATCCGAGCTACAACCCCACTAGGGTCTATGATGATATTGCTCTCATTGAGACCGACAGAAG tatGCATTTGAGTCAATTCGCTGTGCCAGCCTGCCTCCACGATGGTAGTCCAATTAATGATACCGAAGTCTTCGCTACCGGTTGGGGTACCACTCAGTTCAAAAGAGATACTAATCCTGATACTCTACAGAAA GTTACTCTCGAAAAGTTCACAAATGAAGAATGCCGAGCGCAGAGTGAAATCCATTCGATCCGCAATATGCCAGACGGATATGACGCCGtgaaacaaatatgttatgGCCACAGGAATATGAGCAGGGATTCTTGCCAG GGCGATAGTGGGGGTCCGATCCAAATAAAACACCCGGAAATACGATGCATGTACTTGATAAACGGTATCATAAGTAGCGGTAAATGGTGCGGTATTCCTGGATCGCCAGGTTTCTATACCAGGGTATCGAACTATATCGATTGGATTGAGTCTGTCGTTTGGCCATAG
- the LOC124541729 gene encoding serine protease snake-like isoform X2 has protein sequence MFVIFIGLFVAVYGLKTGDECTTPNGVRGICKGVRDCESAIKQITQMIVPPLCDRENLIVCCEEPQQLMMMAPKIERMRNHQMYKPDYKETCESLSVNITLPMRKSLQKCLEYQDRLVYPCQDSLTPNAGKVRAQNCNWKPEGLIIGGTDSYRGEFPHMAHLGYGKNSIRYKCAGVLVSDRFVLTAGHCTYSRMSGAVTKVRIGFLRQSEEINDMTEYSVKKIYKHPSYNPTRVYDDIALIETDRSMHLSQFAVPACLHDGSPINDTEVFATGWGTTQFKRDTNPDTLQKVTLEKFTNEECRAQSEIHSIRNMPDGYDAVKQICYGHRNMSRDSCQGDSGGPIQIKHPEIRCMYLINGIISSGKWCGIPGSPGFYTRVSNYIDWIESVVWP, from the exons atgtttgttatatttattggaCTGTTCGTCGCTGTATATGGACTGAAAACAG GTGACGAATGTACAACCCCTAATGGGGTGCGTGGAATATGCAAAGGGGTCCGCGATTGCGAGTCCGCTATCAAGCAAATAACACAAATGATCGTACCGCCC CTCTGCGACAGGGAGAACCTTATAGTTTGCTGCGAAGAACCTCAACAGCTTATGATGATGGCTCcaaaaat AGAGAGGATGAGGAATCACCAAATGTACAAACCAGACTACAAGGAGACCTGCGAGTCGCTATCAGTGAACATAACTTTGCCGATGAGAAAATCGCTACaaa AGTGTCTGGAGTATCAAGATCGCTTGGTATACCCGTGTCAGGATAGCCTGACGCCGAATGCAGGGAAAGTCCGCGCTCAGAACTGCAATTGGAAACCAGAGGGTCTCATCATTGGAGGAACGGATTCCTATCGAGGGGAATTCCCGCACATG GCTCATCTTGGATATGGTAAAAATAGCATCCGGTACAAGTGCGCGGGTGTGTTAGTTAGTGATCGCTTCGTGCTGACAGCCGGACATTGCACGTACAGTAGAATGAG CGGCGCAGTGACCAAAGTAAGGATTGGTTTCCTGAGACAGTCAGAAGAGATTAATGACATGACAGAATACAGTGTTAAGAAGATTTACAAGCATCCGAGCTACAACCCCACTAGGGTCTATGATGATATTGCTCTCATTGAGACCGACAGAAG tatGCATTTGAGTCAATTCGCTGTGCCAGCCTGCCTCCACGATGGTAGTCCAATTAATGATACCGAAGTCTTCGCTACCGGTTGGGGTACCACTCAGTTCAAAAGAGATACTAATCCTGATACTCTACAGAAA GTTACTCTCGAAAAGTTCACAAATGAAGAATGCCGAGCGCAGAGTGAAATCCATTCGATCCGCAATATGCCAGACGGATATGACGCCGtgaaacaaatatgttatgGCCACAGGAATATGAGCAGGGATTCTTGCCAG GGCGATAGTGGGGGTCCGATCCAAATAAAACACCCGGAAATACGATGCATGTACTTGATAAACGGTATCATAAGTAGCGGTAAATGGTGCGGTATTCCTGGATCGCCAGGTTTCTATACCAGGGTATCGAACTATATCGATTGGATTGAGTCTGTCGTTTGGCCATAG